One genomic segment of Gossypium arboreum isolate Shixiya-1 chromosome 3, ASM2569848v2, whole genome shotgun sequence includes these proteins:
- the LOC108475959 gene encoding DUF21 domain-containing protein At2g14520-like isoform X1, whose amino-acid sequence MAVEYSCCELEFFIHILIVVLLVLFAGLMSGLTLGLMSMSLVDLEVLAKSGTPKDRKHAEKILPVVKKQHLLLCTLLICNAAAMEALPIFLDGLVTAWGAILISVTLILLFGEIIPQSVCSRYGLAIGATVAPFVQVLVWVCFPVAYPISKLLDFLLGHGHVALFRRAELKTLVNLHGNEAGKGGELTHDETTIIAGALELSEKTAKDAMTPISETFAIDINAKLDRELMSLILEKGHSRVPVYYEHSTNIIGLVLVKNLLTVHPEDEVPVKSVTIRRIPRVQETLPLYDILNEFQKGHSHMAVVVRQCNKADQPPSNNSSMSPLPEVKVDIDGEKYPQENALRRKRSLKKWKSFPTSNDSFKSGSRSRKWSKGTDSDILHLNGSPLPQLPEEEEAVGIITMEDVIEELLQEEIFDETDHHYDDS is encoded by the exons ATGGCGGTGGAGTATAGTTGTTGTGAATTGGAGTTCTTTATTCACATATTAATAGTAGTGTTGTTGGTATTGTTCGCGGGTTTGATGTCGGGGCTTACTTTGGGCCTTATGTCGATGAGTCTCGTCGATCTAGAGGTTCTTGCCAAGTCCGGAACTCCCAAGGATCGTAAACATGCTG AAAAAATATTGCCGGTTGTCAAAAAACAGCATTTGTTGCTTTGTACACTACTTATATGCAATGCTGCTGCGATGgag GCACTTCCCATTTTCCTTGATGGTTTGGTCACTGCTTGGGGTGCTATCTTGATTTCAGTGACCTTGATTCTTCTGTTTGGTGAG ATAATACCGCAATCTGTCTGTTCTCGATATGGTTTGGCAATTGGTGCAACTGTAGCTCCATTTGTTCAAGTTCTTGTTTGGGTCTGTTTTCCTGTTGCATACCCAATAAGCAAG CTGTTAGACTTTTTACTAGGCCATGGACATGTAGCACTTTTTCGAAGAGCCGAGTTGAAAACCCTAGTAAATTTGCACGGGAACGAG GCTGGAAAAGGTGGAGAACTGACGCACGATGAGACAACAATTATAGCTGGAGCACTTGAGCTCTCCGAGAAAACAGCTAAAGATGCCATGACTCCTATATCCGAAACATTTGCAATTGATATTAACGCCAAGCTTGACAG GGAATTGATGAGTTTAATTTTAGAGAAAGGACATAGCAGAGTTCCAGTTTATTATGAGCACTCTACAAACATTATTGGACTTGTTTTG GTCAAGAATTTATTAACAGTCCACCCTGAAGATGAAGTTCCTGTGAAGAGTGTCACTATACGAAGGATTCCAAG GGTTCAAGAAACTCTACCATTGTACGATATATTAAATGAATTTCAAAAAGGTCATAGCCATATGGCCGTTGTTGTAAGACAGTGCAACAAGGCAGACCAGCCGCCTTCTAACAACTCATCTATGA GCCCTTTGCCGGAAGTGAAGGTTGACATTGATGGTGAGAAATATCCTCAAGAAAACGCTTTAAGACGTAAACGATCACTGAAGAAGTGGAAGAGCTTTCCCACTTCGAATGATTCTTTTAAAAGTGGTTCCCGGAGCCGAAAATGGTCAAAGGGTACTGATTCTGACATCTTACATCTAAATGGCAGTCCACTCCCACAGCTCCCTGAAGAAGAGGAGGCTGTTGGCATTATAACAATGGAAGATGTCATTGAAGAGCTTTTACAG GAGGAGATCTTTGACGAGACGGATCATCATTACGATGACTCATGA
- the LOC108475959 gene encoding DUF21 domain-containing protein At2g14520-like isoform X2 codes for MLALPIFLDGLVTAWGAILISVTLILLFGEIIPQSVCSRYGLAIGATVAPFVQVLVWVCFPVAYPISKLLDFLLGHGHVALFRRAELKTLVNLHGNEAGKGGELTHDETTIIAGALELSEKTAKDAMTPISETFAIDINAKLDRELMSLILEKGHSRVPVYYEHSTNIIGLVLVKNLLTVHPEDEVPVKSVTIRRIPRVQETLPLYDILNEFQKGHSHMAVVVRQCNKADQPPSNNSSMSPLPEVKVDIDGEKYPQENALRRKRSLKKWKSFPTSNDSFKSGSRSRKWSKGTDSDILHLNGSPLPQLPEEEEAVGIITMEDVIEELLQEEIFDETDHHYDDS; via the exons ATGCTG GCACTTCCCATTTTCCTTGATGGTTTGGTCACTGCTTGGGGTGCTATCTTGATTTCAGTGACCTTGATTCTTCTGTTTGGTGAG ATAATACCGCAATCTGTCTGTTCTCGATATGGTTTGGCAATTGGTGCAACTGTAGCTCCATTTGTTCAAGTTCTTGTTTGGGTCTGTTTTCCTGTTGCATACCCAATAAGCAAG CTGTTAGACTTTTTACTAGGCCATGGACATGTAGCACTTTTTCGAAGAGCCGAGTTGAAAACCCTAGTAAATTTGCACGGGAACGAG GCTGGAAAAGGTGGAGAACTGACGCACGATGAGACAACAATTATAGCTGGAGCACTTGAGCTCTCCGAGAAAACAGCTAAAGATGCCATGACTCCTATATCCGAAACATTTGCAATTGATATTAACGCCAAGCTTGACAG GGAATTGATGAGTTTAATTTTAGAGAAAGGACATAGCAGAGTTCCAGTTTATTATGAGCACTCTACAAACATTATTGGACTTGTTTTG GTCAAGAATTTATTAACAGTCCACCCTGAAGATGAAGTTCCTGTGAAGAGTGTCACTATACGAAGGATTCCAAG GGTTCAAGAAACTCTACCATTGTACGATATATTAAATGAATTTCAAAAAGGTCATAGCCATATGGCCGTTGTTGTAAGACAGTGCAACAAGGCAGACCAGCCGCCTTCTAACAACTCATCTATGA GCCCTTTGCCGGAAGTGAAGGTTGACATTGATGGTGAGAAATATCCTCAAGAAAACGCTTTAAGACGTAAACGATCACTGAAGAAGTGGAAGAGCTTTCCCACTTCGAATGATTCTTTTAAAAGTGGTTCCCGGAGCCGAAAATGGTCAAAGGGTACTGATTCTGACATCTTACATCTAAATGGCAGTCCACTCCCACAGCTCCCTGAAGAAGAGGAGGCTGTTGGCATTATAACAATGGAAGATGTCATTGAAGAGCTTTTACAG GAGGAGATCTTTGACGAGACGGATCATCATTACGATGACTCATGA
- the LOC108475960 gene encoding uncharacterized protein LOC108475960: MDLETENRIAAILLKEAAELKRQADKEGVHVYLQQPKVRGRPNSRFLTATVLGVQQANRAVEVNEMWRVRQKEIELNDRLKGRSKKDTSHIRSYGDTSNSSRRTSGKHESDFSASCSSSKRPDESSRSREDDEGLRDEEIEEFLQSRVKRGRGSIGSRMDETGPYLPTDSPGMLSTDPIIREHRVTLGPKKPPSLKSEEFSSDEEVREHRRKKEKDHSKSLDKKHRRKHKSKEKYIDKKKKRKEEKRSKHRK; the protein is encoded by the exons ATGGATTTGGAAACTGAAAACAGAATAGCAGCTATTCTCTTAAAAGAGGCAGCCGAACTGAAACGGCAAGCGGACAAGGAAGGTGTTCATGTTTATCTTCAGCAGCCAAAAGTAAGGGGTCGGCCAAATTCGCGCTTCCTCACCGCTACTGTGCTTGGTGTACAGCAAG CTAACCGAGCTGTTGAAGTGAATGAGATGTGGCGAGTTCGACAAAAGGAGATTGAATTAAACGATAGGCTAAAAGGAAGATCAAAAAAAGATACCAGCCACATCAGGAGTTATGGGGACACTAGCAATTCCTCCAGAAGAACCAGTGGGAAGCACGAGAGTGATTTTAGTGCTTCATGCTCATCAAGCAAGAGACCAGATGAGAGTTCTCGTTCAAGGGAAGATGATGAAGGTCTAAGAGACGAAGAGATCGAGGAATTTCTTCAGTCAAG GGTGAAGCGCGGTCGAGGTTCTATAGGTTCAAGGATGGATGAAACAGGACCTTACCTACCCACCGACTCTCCAGGAATGCTGTCAACGGACCCCATTATAAGGGAACATCGTGTCACATTAGGTCCCAAGAAACCACCTTCACTGAAATCCGAGGAATTTTCTTCCGATGAGGAAGTACGAGAACATAGACGGAAGAAAGAAAAAGACCATTCTAAGAGCTTAGATAAGAAGCATAGAAGGAAGCATAAAtctaaagaaaaatatatagatAAGAAAAAGAAGAGGAAGGAAGAAAAAAGAAGTAAACATCGGAAGTGA
- the LOC108474966 gene encoding squalene monooxygenase SE1-like, with the protein MAYEYIFGIFACFLGFVLFYYNTRTNKTAAAAASAVVSARNGEVTEGTATDIIIVGAGVAGAALAYTLGKDGRRVRVIERDLNEPDRIVGELLQPGGYLKLIELGLEDCVDEIDAQRVFGYALFKDGKNTKLSYPLENFHSDVAGRSFHNGRFIQRMRHKAASLPNVSLEQGSVTSLIEEKGTVKGIQYKTKDGQEFIAYAPLTIVCDGGFSNLRRSLSNPKVDVPSCFVGLILENCELPHANHGHVILADPSPILFYPISSTEIRCLVDVPGQKVPSVSNGEMAHYLKTMVAPQIPPQLYTAFITTVNKGNIRTMTNRSMPAAPQPTPGALLLGDAFNMRHPLTGGGMTVALSDIVLLRDLLRPLHNLHDASALCRYLESFYTLRKPVASTINTLAGALYKVFSASADKAREEMREACFDYLSLGGAFSEGPISLLSGLNPHPISLVLHFFAVAIYGVGRLLLPFPSPTRIWTGARLISGASGIIFPIIRAEGVRQMFFPATVPAYYRAPPVD; encoded by the exons CAAAACAGCGGCCGCGGCAGCGTCAGCGGTGGTTTCTGCCCGTAATGGTGAGGTTACTGAGGGTACTGCAACCGATATTATTATTGTTGGTGCTGGTGTTGCTGGTGCAGCTCTTGCTTATACACTTGGAAAG GACGGACGGCGAGTACGTGTGATCGAAAGGGACTTAAATGAACCCGATAGAATTGTTGGTGAACTTTTACAACCAGGGGGATAtcttaaattgattgaattaggCCTTGAAG ATTGCGTAGATGAGATCGATGCTCAACGAGTTTTCGGGTACGCTTTGTTCAAAGACGGAAAGAATACGAAGTTGTCTTATCCTTTGGAAAATTTCCATTCCGATGTTGCCGGACGAAGCTTTCATAACGGACGTTTCATTCAAAGGATGCGCCACAAAGCGGCTTCTCTTCCCAA TGTGAGTTTAGAACAAGGGAGTGTCACATCTCTAATAGAAGAAAAAGGGACCGTTAAAGGAATTCAATACAAAACTAAGGATGGTCAAGAATTTATTGCCTATGCTCCCCTGACGATCGTATGCGACGGTGGTTTCTCAAATTTACGACGCTCTCTTTCTAACCCGAAG GTCGATGTACCTTCTTGTTTTGTCGGTTTGATTCTCGAGAATTGCGAGCTTCCGCATGCGAATCATGGACATGTTATATTAGCAGACCCTTCGCCTATCTTATTTTACCCTATTAGCAGCACTGAGATTCGTTGCTTGGTCGACGTACCCGGCCAAAAAGTACCTTCGGTTTCCAATGGTGAGATGGCTCATTACTTAAAAACTATGGTGGCTCCCCAG ATTCCTCCACAACTATACACGGCGTTTATCACTACGGTCAACAAGGGAAACATAAGAACCATGACGAATAGAAGTATGCCGGCGGCTCCACAACCAACTCCAGGTGCACTTTTACTCGGGGATGCATTCAATATGCGACATCCTTTAACTGGAGGAGGAATGACTGTTGCGTTATCCGATATTGTTCTCTTAAGGGATCTTTTAAGACCACTCCATAATCTTCATGATGCATCTGCTCTTTGTAGATATCTCGAATCATTTTACACCTTACGAAAG CCAGTGGCATCTACAATAAACACATTGGCTGGTGCTTTATACAAGGTATTTAGTGCCTCAGCTGATAAAGCAAGGGAGGAAATGAGGGAAGCATGCTTCGATTATTTGAGCTTAGGAGGCGCATTTTCCGAGGGACCGATATCTCTACTCTCCGGTCTAAACCCGCATCCTATAAGCCTAGTGCTACATTTCTTTGCCGTGGCAATATACGGTGTTGGCCGTTTGTTACTTCCATTTCCTTCTCCCACACGTATCTGGACTGGGGCTCGATTGATTTCG GGTGCATCGGGCATCATCTTCCCTATTATCCGAGCTGAAGGAGTTAGACAAATGTTTTTCCCTGCAACTGTGCCTGCATATTACAGAGCTCCTCCAGTTGATTAA
- the LOC108475958 gene encoding LL-diaminopimelate aminotransferase, chloroplastic isoform X1, which translates to MSLMNNLSTSMISSSSSTFLAPTSFNSSRTQSVSVPLKSINIVKCVATPQEQQNAYKTKVSRNANIAKLQAGYLFPEVARRRAAHLLKYPNAQVISLGIGDTTEPIPDVITSAMAKRSHALSTLEGYSGYGAEQGEKALRAALASTFYRNLGIEDDDIFVSDGAKCDISRLQVVFGSNVTMAVQDPSYPAYVDSSVIMGQTGQFQKDVEKYGNIEYMRCTPENGFFPDLSKVARTDIIFFCSPNNPTGAAATREQLTRLVKFAKDNGSIIVYDSAYAMYMSDDNPRSIFEIPGAKEVAIETASFSKYAGFTGVRLGWTVIPKQLLFSDGFPVAKDFNRIVCTCFNGASNIAQAGGLACLSSEGLEAMQEVIGFYKENTKIIVETFNSLGFKVYGGKNAPYVWVHFPGRSSWDVFSEILEKTHIVTTPGSGFGPGGEGFIRVSAFGHRENVLEACRRFKQLYN; encoded by the exons atgTCTCTGATGAACAATCTATCAACTTCAATGATTTCTTCATCTTCATCTACTTTCTTGGCTCCAACCAGTTTCAATTCAAG CAGAACCCAGAGTGTTTCAGTTCCATTGAAAAGCATCAATATAGTTAAATGTGTTGCCACTCCTCAAGAACAACAAAATG CTTACAAAACTAAAGTTTCTCGCAATGCGAACATAGCTAAGCTTCAAGCTGGTTACCTGTTTCCAGAG GTTGCCAGGAGAAGGGCTGCACACTTGCTCAAGTACCCGAATGCTCAAGTGATAAGCCTTGGAATAGGTGATACTACTGAACCTATTCCAGATGTTATTACGTCTGCAATGGCTAAG AGGTCTCATGCATTGTCTACGCTGGAGGGTTACAGTGGTTATGGAGCTGAACAAGGTGAAAAG GCATTGAGAGCTGCACTTGCTTCAACATTCTATCGCAACCTTGGCATTGAGGATGATGATATTTTTGTCTCAGATGGTGCTAAATGTGACATATCTCGCCTTCAG GTTGTTTTTGGATCTAATGTCACAATGGCAGTGCAAGACCCGTCATACCCG GCTTACGTAGATTCCAGCGTTATCATGGGTCAGACCGGACAGTTTCAAAAGGATGTTGAGAAGTATGGAAATATCGAGTATATGAGGTGTACACCCGAGAATGGATTCTTTCCTGATTTATCCAAAGTTGCTAGAACTGATATCATATTCTTCTGTTCACCAAACAATCCTACTGGTGCTGCTGCAACACGAGAGCAATTGACTCGATTGGTTAAGTTTGCGAAGGACAATGGGTCTATCATAGTCTATGATTCTGCATATGCTATGTATATGTCAGACGATAACCCTCGTTCTATCTTTGAAATTCCAGGAGCAAAAGAG GTTGCAATTGAAACAGCTTCTTTTAGTAAGTATGCTGGGTTTACTGGGGTTCGTCTCGGTTGGACTGTTATTCCAAAACAGCTTCTGTTCTCAGATGGATTCCCTGTTGCCAAAGACTTCAACCGTATCGTTTGTACTTGCTTTAACGGTGCATCTAATATTGCCCAAGCTGGTGGCTTGGCTTGCCTTTCATCCGAAGGGCTCGAG GCCATGCAAGAGGTGATCGGCTTCTATAAAGAAAACACCAAAATTATAGTAGAAACGTTCAACTCGCTTGGGTTTAAAGTATATGGAGGAAAGAATGCACCATACGTGTGGGTTCACTTCCCTGGCCGTAGCTCATGGGATGTGTTCAGCGAAATACTCGAGAAGACCCACATTGTTACTACGCctggaagtggtttcggacctgGCGGTGAAGGTTTCATCAGAGTCAGCGCATTTGGTCACAGGGAGAATGTCTTGGAAGCTTGCAGAAGATTCAAGCAGCTTTACAATTGA
- the LOC108475958 gene encoding LL-diaminopimelate aminotransferase, chloroplastic isoform X2: MSLMNNLSTSMISSSSSTFLAPTSFNSRTQSVSVPLKSINIVKCVATPQEQQNAYKTKVSRNANIAKLQAGYLFPEVARRRAAHLLKYPNAQVISLGIGDTTEPIPDVITSAMAKRSHALSTLEGYSGYGAEQGEKALRAALASTFYRNLGIEDDDIFVSDGAKCDISRLQVVFGSNVTMAVQDPSYPAYVDSSVIMGQTGQFQKDVEKYGNIEYMRCTPENGFFPDLSKVARTDIIFFCSPNNPTGAAATREQLTRLVKFAKDNGSIIVYDSAYAMYMSDDNPRSIFEIPGAKEVAIETASFSKYAGFTGVRLGWTVIPKQLLFSDGFPVAKDFNRIVCTCFNGASNIAQAGGLACLSSEGLEAMQEVIGFYKENTKIIVETFNSLGFKVYGGKNAPYVWVHFPGRSSWDVFSEILEKTHIVTTPGSGFGPGGEGFIRVSAFGHRENVLEACRRFKQLYN, encoded by the exons atgTCTCTGATGAACAATCTATCAACTTCAATGATTTCTTCATCTTCATCTACTTTCTTGGCTCCAACCAGTTTCAATTCAAG AACCCAGAGTGTTTCAGTTCCATTGAAAAGCATCAATATAGTTAAATGTGTTGCCACTCCTCAAGAACAACAAAATG CTTACAAAACTAAAGTTTCTCGCAATGCGAACATAGCTAAGCTTCAAGCTGGTTACCTGTTTCCAGAG GTTGCCAGGAGAAGGGCTGCACACTTGCTCAAGTACCCGAATGCTCAAGTGATAAGCCTTGGAATAGGTGATACTACTGAACCTATTCCAGATGTTATTACGTCTGCAATGGCTAAG AGGTCTCATGCATTGTCTACGCTGGAGGGTTACAGTGGTTATGGAGCTGAACAAGGTGAAAAG GCATTGAGAGCTGCACTTGCTTCAACATTCTATCGCAACCTTGGCATTGAGGATGATGATATTTTTGTCTCAGATGGTGCTAAATGTGACATATCTCGCCTTCAG GTTGTTTTTGGATCTAATGTCACAATGGCAGTGCAAGACCCGTCATACCCG GCTTACGTAGATTCCAGCGTTATCATGGGTCAGACCGGACAGTTTCAAAAGGATGTTGAGAAGTATGGAAATATCGAGTATATGAGGTGTACACCCGAGAATGGATTCTTTCCTGATTTATCCAAAGTTGCTAGAACTGATATCATATTCTTCTGTTCACCAAACAATCCTACTGGTGCTGCTGCAACACGAGAGCAATTGACTCGATTGGTTAAGTTTGCGAAGGACAATGGGTCTATCATAGTCTATGATTCTGCATATGCTATGTATATGTCAGACGATAACCCTCGTTCTATCTTTGAAATTCCAGGAGCAAAAGAG GTTGCAATTGAAACAGCTTCTTTTAGTAAGTATGCTGGGTTTACTGGGGTTCGTCTCGGTTGGACTGTTATTCCAAAACAGCTTCTGTTCTCAGATGGATTCCCTGTTGCCAAAGACTTCAACCGTATCGTTTGTACTTGCTTTAACGGTGCATCTAATATTGCCCAAGCTGGTGGCTTGGCTTGCCTTTCATCCGAAGGGCTCGAG GCCATGCAAGAGGTGATCGGCTTCTATAAAGAAAACACCAAAATTATAGTAGAAACGTTCAACTCGCTTGGGTTTAAAGTATATGGAGGAAAGAATGCACCATACGTGTGGGTTCACTTCCCTGGCCGTAGCTCATGGGATGTGTTCAGCGAAATACTCGAGAAGACCCACATTGTTACTACGCctggaagtggtttcggacctgGCGGTGAAGGTTTCATCAGAGTCAGCGCATTTGGTCACAGGGAGAATGTCTTGGAAGCTTGCAGAAGATTCAAGCAGCTTTACAATTGA